In Rosa chinensis cultivar Old Blush chromosome 1, RchiOBHm-V2, whole genome shotgun sequence, a genomic segment contains:
- the LOC112194403 gene encoding ATP phosphoribosyltransferase 2, chloroplastic produces the protein MPQWTREKPLRVATGFTYLGPKFVKENGLDHLSFSTADGALEAAPAMGIADAILGLVSSGITLKENNLKEIEGGVVLRSQAVLVANKRSLLKMKSALETTHEILERLETHLKAEGQYTVVANMRGNSAQEVAERVLSQPSLAGLQGPTISTVYCKRDGQIKADYYAIVIRVPKKALYKSVQQLRAIGGCGVLYSTLTYIFDEETPRWRELLAKLGL, from the exons ATGCCTCAATGGACTAGAGAGAAACCTCTGCGAGTTGCTACTGGCTTCACCTAT TTGGGTCCCAAATTTGTGAAAGAAAATGGACTGGACCATCTGAGTTTTTCCACAGCTGATGGAGCACTTGAGGCAGCTCCTGCG ATGGGGATAGCTGATGCAATTTTGGGCCTTGTGAGTAGTGGGATAACACTGaaagaaaacaatttgaaagaGATCGAGGGAGGAGTTGTGTTGCGAAGTCAA GCAGTTCTTGTTGCAAACAAGAGATCCTTGCTCAAAATGAAAAGTGCACTTGAAACGACACATGAGATTCTGGAAAGATTGGAGACACATCTAAAGGCAGAGGGTCAGTATACG GTGGTTGCAAATATGAGGGGAAATAGTGCACAAGAAGTGGCTGAGCGAGTCCTTAGCCAGCCATCATTAGCTGGTTTGCAG GGACCCACTATAAGTACAGTGTATTGCAAACGTGATGGGCAAATAAAAGCAGATTACTACGCCATTGTCATACGTGTGCCAAAAAAGGCCCTCTACAAGTCTGTACAACAACTGAGAGCG ATCGGAGGCTGTGGGGTTCTATATTCCACTTTGACTTACATTTTTGATGAAGAAACTCCAAGATGGCGTGAACTTCTAGCAAAACTTGGCCTCTAA